The Henckelia pumila isolate YLH828 chromosome 2, ASM3356847v2, whole genome shotgun sequence genome includes a window with the following:
- the LOC140878732 gene encoding uncharacterized protein: MEFVEKHDNYFVQKVDALGRLGLSPHQKITTAMRILAYGAATDSADEYTKIGESTTIESLKRFCRAMVEVFGDWYFWSPDAEDIERILHIGKQRGFPRMLGSLDCMHWKWKNCPTGCAGQYVGRSGKPTIILEAVADYELWIWHVYFGLLGSNNDINVLSKSPLFANLANGEAPPANNVIQGK, encoded by the coding sequence ATGGAATTCGTTGAAAAGCATGACAATTACTTCGTTCAGAAAGTAGATGCATTAGGGAGGCTCGGGTTGTCACCACACCAGAAGATAACTACTGCAATGCGAATCTTAGCCTATGGTGCAGCAACAGATTCAGCGGATGAGTATACTAAAATCGGAGAGTCTACTACAATTGAAAGTTTGAAAAGATTTTGTCGGGCTATGGTGGAGGTGTTTGGTGACTGGTATTTTTGGTCTCCCGATGCCGAGGACATTGAAAGGATTCTCCACATTGGAAAACAACGTGGATTTCCAAGGATGCTGGGAAGCCTCGATTGTATGCATTGGAAGTGGAAAAATTGTCCTACAGGTTGTGCTGGACAATATGTTGGTCGTAGCGGAAAACCAACAATCATTTTGGAGGCCGTAGCAGATTACGAGTTGTGGATATGGCATGTATATTTTGGTTTGTTAGGTTCAAACAACGACATTAATGTGTTGTCAAAATCTCCTTTATTTGCTAATTTGGCCAACGGGGAAGCTCCTCCCGCTAACAATGTCATACAAGGGAAATAA